In the genome of Nitrospira sp. MA-1, one region contains:
- a CDS encoding response regulator yields MIPVWVADSQKLSQENTSVSVQSQEKLNGIKPGFLSPVSILVVDDSVECRMILRIAIEREGYRCVEAADGVAALRVFQERTIDFIITDFEMPHMNGCEFLEVLSRAAISRPPAVMITGNLEDSVRIRAMQAGALAVLSKPFEQKRILEMVRDVVHRKQEALP; encoded by the coding sequence ATGATACCCGTATGGGTTGCCGACTCCCAGAAACTTTCCCAGGAAAATACATCTGTAAGCGTACAGTCGCAGGAGAAATTGAATGGGATAAAACCTGGATTTTTAAGCCCTGTTTCTATTCTGGTTGTCGACGACAGTGTTGAATGTCGCATGATACTCCGCATAGCAATAGAACGAGAGGGTTATCGTTGTGTGGAGGCAGCAGATGGAGTGGCCGCGCTCAGGGTATTTCAGGAAAGGACGATTGATTTCATTATCACGGATTTTGAAATGCCACATATGAATGGATGCGAATTTCTTGAAGTGTTATCCAGAGCGGCCATCAGTCGTCCTCCTGCGGTAATGATTACGGGAAACCTTGAGGATTCTGTGCGAATCAGAGCGATGCAGGCCGGGGCATTGGCCGTCCTCTCAAAGCCTTTTGAACAAAAGAGGATTTTGGAAATGGTTCGGGACGTCGTGCATCGGAAGCAAGAGGCCCTTCCTTGA
- a CDS encoding response regulator: MGHDVVSFDLKAKNLNARYSEFEPGLPESGQRILVLGVDLKTWTGLTDSLWDLGFTLKRLSSSLHELDQLKDIIVDGILWDLESSSLKGLAVVSQLRGRTPVLPVMVISSPSNKELLIKALENGAMDFIIKPIDHTELRNKCVRLFG, encoded by the coding sequence ATGGGGCACGATGTTGTGAGTTTCGATTTAAAGGCAAAAAATCTTAATGCTCGGTATTCAGAATTTGAACCTGGCCTCCCGGAAAGCGGTCAGCGCATATTGGTTTTGGGTGTTGACCTTAAGACATGGACTGGGTTGACCGACAGTCTGTGGGATTTAGGGTTTACGCTTAAACGTCTTTCCTCTTCCTTGCATGAATTGGATCAACTGAAGGATATCATTGTCGATGGTATATTGTGGGACTTGGAATCGAGTTCCCTGAAGGGTTTGGCTGTCGTGTCTCAGCTTCGCGGAAGAACACCTGTCCTCCCAGTGATGGTCATCTCGAGCCCCTCAAACAAAGAGCTGCTGATAAAGGCTCTTGAAAATGGGGCGATGGATTTTATTATAAAACCCATAGATCACACGGAACTCCGAAACAAATGTGTGCGGTTGTTTGGATAG
- a CDS encoding ATP-binding cassette domain-containing protein produces the protein MKPGALEIQQVSKQFPDGTYALQNIEWQVKEGETMALIGESGSGKTTFLRLLNRLIEPTAGTVVIQGKSACLQDPIQLRRQLGYVPQDGGLFPHWTIKQNVCLVPHLLGWTSEQQLKRVDMLLSLVNLDPSQIAERYPIELSGGQRQRVAVARALAADPPIVLLDEPFGALDPLTRHDLQDQFLSLQGRLKKTMVLVTHDMSEAFRLGDRITILKKGHIEQIGTPREILHSPATPYVHLLVQHYHAHRGE, from the coding sequence ATGAAGCCGGGGGCACTGGAAATCCAGCAGGTTAGCAAACAATTCCCGGATGGCACCTATGCGCTTCAAAATATTGAATGGCAGGTGAAGGAAGGGGAAACCATGGCGCTGATTGGTGAGAGCGGATCAGGCAAAACCACTTTTTTGCGGCTCCTGAATCGGCTGATAGAACCAACAGCCGGGACCGTCGTCATTCAAGGTAAGTCTGCCTGCTTACAGGACCCCATTCAACTCCGTCGACAGCTGGGGTATGTCCCGCAAGATGGCGGGCTCTTCCCTCACTGGACTATCAAACAAAATGTCTGCCTCGTCCCTCACTTATTAGGGTGGACATCGGAACAGCAACTCAAACGAGTCGACATGCTCCTATCTCTCGTGAATCTGGATCCTTCGCAAATTGCGGAACGCTACCCCATTGAACTCTCAGGGGGACAGCGGCAGCGCGTGGCCGTCGCACGTGCCTTGGCAGCCGATCCGCCCATCGTCCTGCTCGATGAACCTTTTGGAGCGTTGGATCCGCTCACCCGCCATGACCTACAGGACCAGTTTCTCTCGCTTCAAGGCAGGTTGAAAAAAACGATGGTCCTTGTGACCCATGACATGTCAGAAGCCTTCCGGTTAGGCGACCGGATCACCATTCTCAAAAAAGGACACATTGAGCAAATCGGGACTCCACGCGAAATTCTCCATTCTCCGGCCACACCCTATGTTCATTTGCTCGTTCAGCATTATCACGCTCATCGGGGTGAATAG
- a CDS encoding sigma 54-interacting transcriptional regulator has translation MEDKGFLSSTDSHLLKNSDQELKRTLHDLRERVKELTALHSTTQLFHNEDLSTQELLQCIADLIPPSWQYPEVTAARIRFGHLEITTPNFVLSPWTQREDFICRDGTTGEIEVAYLEERPAEVEGPFLQEERNLLHSLGEMVRLQLDRKRTQAALREAHDVLEQRVLDRTSELTTANLLLSREVAQRKEAEAKLEKLIAEIQRNHDDLIAILNQLHIGTALTDQDGKVTFLSQAAQQLCGKANFPHSGESWQALFDDPSYHAQIEDMVNRPTGERERILVRMPAVGGECTRWINVDVRDDPRDPERKMFFLYDASEVQTLRQLLGETGKYQDLIGTSHSMQLVFQQIQDFSRVDSTILIEGETGTGKELVARAIHQASHRNAFPFIAVNCAGLTEALVASQLFGHKRGAFTGAVSDQQGLIEAAEGGTLFLDEIGDIPLTVQTSLLRVLQEWEITRLGESRLRKVDVRVLAATHHNLANDVTAGTFRADLLYRIRVGRVLLPALRERREDIPSLISHFLNQYRATTGRPVEAVSNEALRLLIAYAWPGNVRELKHAIEFAVIRCPQTIIRPQDLPPEVFDQDERLLVMPSEEMTPSHEKEKILSALKQTGGNRSAAAKLLGIARLTLYRRMSRLGISARR, from the coding sequence ATGGAAGACAAAGGGTTCTTATCATCTACCGATAGTCACTTATTGAAGAATTCCGACCAAGAATTGAAGCGGACCTTACACGATCTCCGGGAACGGGTGAAGGAACTAACCGCTCTTCATTCCACCACGCAATTGTTTCACAACGAAGACTTATCGACTCAGGAATTGCTTCAGTGCATTGCTGATCTCATTCCGCCTTCCTGGCAATACCCTGAAGTCACAGCCGCCCGGATTCGTTTCGGACATCTGGAAATTACGACGCCTAATTTTGTGTTATCCCCGTGGACCCAGCGGGAGGATTTTATTTGCCGGGATGGAACGACGGGTGAAATTGAGGTCGCGTATCTGGAGGAACGTCCGGCAGAAGTTGAAGGCCCCTTCCTGCAAGAGGAGCGAAATTTATTGCACTCACTTGGAGAGATGGTCCGTCTGCAGTTGGATCGCAAGCGGACGCAAGCTGCTCTTCGTGAGGCGCATGATGTGCTTGAGCAGCGGGTGCTGGACAGAACATCCGAGCTCACGACGGCCAATCTGTTACTGTCGCGGGAAGTGGCACAACGGAAAGAAGCTGAAGCGAAATTGGAGAAATTGATTGCGGAGATCCAGAGGAATCATGATGATCTCATTGCTATTTTGAATCAATTGCATATTGGAACTGCCTTGACCGACCAGGATGGAAAGGTGACCTTTCTGAGTCAGGCGGCACAACAGTTATGCGGAAAGGCGAATTTCCCTCATTCAGGTGAGTCGTGGCAAGCGTTGTTTGACGATCCCTCCTATCATGCTCAAATCGAGGATATGGTGAATCGGCCTACCGGAGAACGGGAGAGAATCTTAGTGCGCATGCCCGCGGTTGGTGGAGAATGTACCCGTTGGATCAATGTGGATGTGAGGGATGATCCACGAGACCCGGAACGGAAAATGTTTTTCTTGTACGATGCTTCGGAGGTGCAGACCCTTCGTCAACTATTGGGAGAAACGGGAAAATATCAGGATCTTATTGGCACCAGCCATTCCATGCAATTGGTTTTTCAGCAGATCCAGGATTTTTCCCGTGTAGATTCAACCATTCTTATTGAGGGGGAAACCGGAACCGGAAAGGAACTGGTCGCTCGTGCCATTCACCAAGCCAGCCACCGGAATGCGTTTCCCTTTATTGCGGTGAATTGTGCGGGGTTAACTGAAGCACTGGTCGCCAGCCAATTATTTGGGCATAAGCGAGGGGCTTTTACAGGAGCGGTATCAGATCAACAGGGTTTAATCGAAGCCGCTGAGGGCGGAACCTTGTTTCTGGATGAAATCGGCGATATTCCGCTCACCGTCCAAACCAGTCTGCTTCGGGTTCTGCAAGAATGGGAAATTACCCGTCTTGGGGAGTCCCGGCTTCGGAAAGTGGATGTTCGTGTGCTTGCGGCCACACATCATAATCTTGCCAATGATGTCACTGCGGGGACTTTCCGGGCTGACCTGTTGTATCGGATCCGGGTCGGAAGAGTGTTGCTGCCAGCGCTGCGGGAGCGACGGGAAGATATCCCATCATTAATCAGCCATTTTCTGAACCAATATCGGGCGACAACAGGAAGACCTGTTGAGGCCGTGAGTAATGAAGCTCTCCGGCTGTTGATCGCCTATGCATGGCCTGGAAACGTTCGCGAACTTAAACATGCCATTGAATTCGCCGTCATTCGATGTCCTCAAACGATTATTCGACCTCAAGATTTACCGCCGGAGGTGTTTGATCAGGATGAAAGACTTCTCGTGATGCCTTCTGAAGAAATGACTCCAAGCCATGAGAAGGAGAAGATACTCTCTGCATTGAAGCAGACGGGAGGGAACCGTTCGGCTGCCGCCAAGCTGCTTGGGATCGCCCGTCTCACTTTGTATCGTCGCATGTCACGCCTCGGAATTTCTGCCCGCCGTTAA